The following are encoded in a window of Cucurbita pepo subsp. pepo cultivar mu-cu-16 chromosome LG12, ASM280686v2, whole genome shotgun sequence genomic DNA:
- the LOC111806850 gene encoding protein HOTHEAD-like translates to MALVGTVKLFLFLVLLCLLHLLSSCQGRENWVKSQYPFIKRASSFYRDGHEREKGYDYIIVGGGTAGCPLAATLSQNFSVLLLERGGVPFTNANVSLLRNFHIGLADTSPTSASQAFASTDGVINARARVLGGGSAINAGFYTRASSRFIKRVGWDEQLVNESYSWVEKRIVHRPKLTDWQKTFTDSLLDVGISPFNGFTYDHLYGTKVGGTIFDRFGRRHTTAELLPSGNPDNLTVLVHATVQRLIFDTTHGKEPKAIGVVFKDETGNQHKVFLSSRRQSEVILSSGAIATPQMLLLSGIGPRDDLEKWNISMVLHNEFVGKDMADNPLNSIFVPSNRPVQQSLIQAVGITKRGVYIESSSGFGQSGESIHCHHGLLSAEIGQLSTIPPKQRTPEAIQNYIKSKRDLPHEAFKGGFILEKVANPFSKGHLRLINTNIDDNPAVTFNYFHHPYDLHRCVEGVRMLTKIADSEYFTNFTQCDKETLDKLLNISVKANINLIPKHTNDTKSLEQFCKDTVITIWHYHGGCLVDKVVSHDLKVLGVTRLRIIDGSTFSESPGTNPQATVMMMGRYMGLKILMDRLGKRAGT, encoded by the exons ATGGCGTTGGTTGGGACAGTCAAGCTCTTTCTCTTCCTTGTTCTCCTCTGCCTCTTACACCTCCTCTCTTCTTGTCAAG GTAGGGAAAATTGGGTGAAATCACAATACCCGTTCATCAAGCGCGCAAGCTCGTTCTATCGGGACGGccatgagagagagaaaggataCGATTACATAATAGTCGGAGGTGGCACCGCCGGCTGTCCATTGGCGGCGACATTATCACAAAACTTCAGCGTGCTGCTACTGGAAAGAGGCGGCGTTCCTTTCACGAATGCAAATGTGTCTTTACTTCGAAATTTCCACATTGGCCTCGCCGACACTTCTCCGACCTCGGCTTCTCAGGCCTTCGCTTCGACGGACGGAGTTATCAACGCGAGAGCTAGGGTTTTAGGCGGCGGTTCCGCCATTAATGCCGGCTTCTACACCAGAGCAAGTTCAAG atttataaagagagtGGGGTGGGATGAGCAGTTGGTGAATGAATCGTATTCATGGGTGGAGAAGCGGATCGTTCACCGCCCCAAGCTCACCGATTGGCAGAAGACTTTCACCGACAGTCTATTGGACGTCGGAATCTCGCCCTTCAACGGTTTCACCTACGATCATCTCTACGGCACCAAAGTCGGAGGGACCATTTTCGACCGCTTCGGCCGCCGTCACACCACCGCCGAACTCTTACCGTCAGGGAATCCTGATAACCTAACGGTTCTGGTTCACGCCACTGTTCAACGACTCATCTTTGACACCACTCACG GTAAAGAACCGAAGGCGATTGGGGTCGTATTCAAGGATGAAACTGGTAATCAGCATAAAGTTTTTCTATCAAGCAGGCGGCAGAGTGAAGTTATATTATCCAGTGGGGCAATTGCGACTCCACAAATGCTGTTGCTCAGTGGAATTGGTCCCAGGGATGATCTTGAAAAGTGGAACATCTCCATGGTGCTACACAATGAGTTTGTTGGAAAAGACATGGCTGATAACCCATTGAACTCCATTTTTGTTCCAAGCAACAGACCAGTTCAGCAGTCACTTATACAAGCAGTTGGAATCACAAAGCGGGGCGTTTATATTGAATCTAGCAGTGGATTTGGGCAGTCGGGGGAAAGTATTCATTGCCACCATGGTTTGCTGTCAGCTGAG ATTGGGCAGCTATCCACCATTCCTCCAAAACAAAGAACGCCTGAAGCCATTCAAAATTACATCAAAAGTAAACGAGACCTACCCCATGAGGCATTTAAAGGAGGTTTCATTCTAGAAAAAGTAGCAAATCCCTTCTCGAAAGGACACTTGAGATTGATCAACACTAACATTGACGACAATCCCGCTGTGACCTTCAACtactttcatcatccataTGATCTTCATCGCTGCGTTGAAGGGGTTCGAATGCTTACAAAGATTGCAGATTCTGAATACTTCACGAACTTTACACAGTGTGATAAGGAAACATTAGACAAGCTGCTTAACATTAGTGTAAAGGCCAACATCAACCTCATACCCAAGCATACCAATGACACCAAGTCCTTGGAGCAGTTTTGTAAAGACACTGTGATCACAATCTGGCACTACCATGGAGGGTGTCTAGTGGACAAGGTGGTGAGCCATGACCTTAAAGTTCTCGGTGTAACTAGACTGCGTATTATCGATGGTTCAACATTCAGCGAGTCCCCGGGCACCAATCCTCAAGCTACTGTTATGATGATGGGAAG GTACATGGGCCTGAAAATCTTAATGGATAGATTGGGAAAGAGAGCTGGAACATAG